Within the Scyliorhinus canicula unplaced genomic scaffold, sScyCan1.1, whole genome shotgun sequence genome, the region tgactgtgtggagtttgcacattctccccgtgtttgcgtgggttttgcccccacaacccaaagatgtgcaggctaggtggattggccacgatcaattgccccttaattggaaaaactgaattgggactctaaatttatttttttttaaattttaaatgtgGTGTAGGAGcactcacagtactgttagggagaaTTCCAGGAATTTCCtggaggaatggcaatatatctccttgtcagggtggtgagtggcttggagggaaatttccaggtggtgtttttacccaagtgtctgctgcccttatcctcggTGGCAGCGGTTGTGGATTTTATTTTATTGCAGGTTTAATATAGATTTTAAATATAAAATCTTtggaaggacgttagtgaacattTGGAACAATTCCAGCAACTTTCTTACTACTTCACCTTAGTTCCAACCCCACAATTTACCAGATGTGTTCAGCTGAATTTCACAacttgcctttgtgtttttgtggcttGTCTCTCATGTTTCCCTCTTTctgttttcaattcatttttcagGGTATTAGAAGATGAGAAATTTCAGACAATCATAAATCAAAGACCACGTCAAGATCTGACCCAGTCACTCGATTCTTcaggatgaaaaaaatgaaatgaaaatcgcttactgtcacaagtaggcttcaaatgaagttactgtgaaaagcccctagtcgccacattccggcgcctgttcggggaggctcgtacgggaattgaaccgtgctgctggcctgccttggtctgcttcaaaagccagctatttagcccagtgtgctaaacaagcccctaaaCAACACTAAAGGGCActtccgggatttgaacccgggacctctcgcaagcTTCAACACTGAAAAGCCCGAAGCAGAAATCATATCCCTAAACCAATGAGCCACTTTCTGAATATCATCagcttttgaacatggaaggaaaaagcaccatTCACAGTGGGGTAAAACTgcatctgtgttgtgtgtgtggacaaggTTTCAACCGTTCATCTTGCCTGATGAGACACAGGCGCAGTCACAACGGGGAAAGACCGTAtaaatgtggagactgtgggagAGGATTCAATTATCCAGTTGGCCTGGAAAGTCACCGACACACTCACGCTGGAGAGAGAcctttcacctgctcagtgtgtgggaagggattcactcagttggcTGGCCTGTTGatacaccagcgcattcacagcagggagaggcAGTTCACCTGCTCCTAATGTggaaagggatttactcagtcatcggCCCTGCTGATACATCGGcacattcacacaggggagaggccggtcacctgctctgtgtgtgggaagggaagcactgatttctctgctctgcagaaacaccagcgagttcacaccaacAAGAGAGAGTTTAATTGATTAAACTGATTGTGGAAAGTTTTAAAAGACCACgcacactgagggagcaccagtACATTCACACCGGTTCCacaccgttcagctgctctcactgccgGAAGGGGTTCAGGACATCTTTCCACCTTGTGGCACATGAGCACATTCACACTGGAgacaggccattcacctgctctgaatgtgggaagggatttaatcgatcatccaacctgcagaaacatcaACGTGCTCAcagtgatgagagaccgtttaaatgcccagactgcaGGAAGTGTTATAAAAGTTCTGAGGAATTGCGgcgtcatcaacgtgttcactgACGAGAGAACGTTCACGtgttctcactgcgggactgggttcaggagaaAAGGCGACCTAACTGTACACCAGCGAATCcatactggggagagactgttcacctgccatgtgtgtgggaaaggattcacttgttTATCCCATCTCGCTGCACAGCAACATGTTCACATGACTGAGAGACgatttaaatgttctgactgtgagaagagctttaaaagcagaaaactTCTGCTCACACACCAGCATAATCACtcgggagagagaccattcacctgcactgagtgtgggaaaggattcacccaGTCATCCACTTTGCTgaggcaccagcaggttcacagcaaagaaaAGCCATTCACTTGTTCCACCTGCCAGAAGGGATTTACCCAGTCatacaacctgctgagacaccagcgagttcgccAGTGATTACAGGGGtgtgattctgctgttattgctgctgttaatcacatccaggactgtttATTCTGATAGTTAGGAATTTATTTCTGATGTAAAGCAGCCTTATTGGACTTGATGTGTGCCCCACAGCATGTCTCATTCATGCGTGAATAGAACATCATCTCTGCAAACCTTGTTTTAAATTTGCATTGAACTGAACATGAACAATAAACAGATCTCAACCCAATCCTGCAGCAGTATATTGACAGGGGAAAGCCTGTTCTGAAACTCGAGGATAAGGCTGTGTAAGCTCTGAATGTAATCATCAGGTTCGAGCTATTTGATAGACGCCTAACTTGTCAGATATTGAAGGAATTACTCTGAAAGTAAACTCACCAATTTCTAACCTCAGACTCTGGTCCTGCTGTAATGAACACTCAGCATCCATTAGTGCTGATTTACAGTGAATTACTGGATGTTACTTGTTTTGTGAAATATCTCTCCCCATTAGTGCTGAACTGCCGGATAACTCGGATTGCACTTGGACATGATTTGGAtttagttcaaagatgtgcaggttagctggattggctatgctaaattatcccttagtgtccaaaggtgtgcaggttagctggattggctgtgctaaattatcccttagtgtccaaagatgtgcaggttagctggattggctatgctaaattatcccttagtgtccaaggatgtgaaggttgggtgggattacaggaATAAGGCAGGGTAGTGGGACCAGGtcagatgctcttttggaggatcggtacagactgatgggctgaatggcctccttctgattcTGTGTCAATTAAGGGTCTGTGTGCCGAGATAAATTGGTAATTTGTAGCCGATAAACAATGTTTATGTCCTGACTTGTCATCTGGCGCCTTTGTGATTTGTGAGGAAAGATTTAATTCACTCACTCAGCAGCTTGAGGGGAACCAGACTGAGGTTTAATGAACATaatgagcaggaataggccatttggtccttcgagcctgtccTGCTATTCTTGTTTTATTTGTCCAGGGGATGTGTCCATCACTGGCtgagccagaatttattgcccattcctaaattgtccttgaactgatttGCCATTTCAGAGGtaatttctgtgggtctggagtcacatgtaggccagaccagataagggtggtatatttacttccctgaagggcattagatagtttttacaacaattgataattgttttcatggtcatcataagatatttaatttaagatttttattgaattcaaatttgaccgtctgccatggtgggattcaaacccagatcccagGAGGagtcccctgggtctctggattactgaccctgtgacaataCCATGACATCACCGCCTCCTCGATCATCACTGATTGTCTACTCCAACTCCACCTCCCTGTACTCTCCCCGTAGCTCTCAATTCCCTTTATACACAAAAATATATCAATTTGTCTTAATTACACTCACTGACTGAGCATCCATTGCTCTctgggagagagaattccagaaatTCACAACCTTGGTGAAGAAATTGCTCATCACAATCTGAAATGGGcaaccctttattctgagactgagaGTCGGTGTCTCAGATTCCCCAGTCAGGAAAATAAAACATCTTCACAGCGTCTAACCACTCCAGACCTTTATGAATCATATGTTTTaatgggatcacctctcatttttctaaccaCCACAAAATTTAGGCCTAGTCTGATTTTATCAGCACCCAGTCACGAAGTCACGAATAATAaggatagattctagcatttcgcCTACACTTGATGTTTGGCTAACTGGACGGTAGGTTCCCATTTTATCTCTCTCTACTTTCTGGAATAGTGAGTGTAGGATTCGTAGGTTTTCTACTTTTCAGTCCTTGGAAAGTAAGGAAGTAGGGTGTCTGGACCAGAGGATATAGTCACCATTTAGTCCCATTAATGTCTCCATtctctattgttatgggccaaggtttagagacacaaaagtgtatcatggcgttcacctgacccacaacttttaatagattgtggtatggggagcacacggcccactctacaggtacagcagaaatggaaaagtatttttttaaagcaaaacaatgtttattctatgaactcaagttaacctttttgaaacatacagtgaacatcttagcaaccattaattcaaatacaacactaagtaatgcttgccctatccttttaacatccagaagacttacaaaagaaACACCTGTTAAAAGaagatcaggttaaagtcactactgacaaaaaattataattctgaattcaccaaatgatcaagaggtagtcttttgatggcagaaagAACAGCAGTACGCCTACTTGGTCTGGCtttagctccaacactgaaaatgaaactaaaacacaccctgcagcctgctcaaaaatgaaagtaaaaagctgacagacagcccagctccacccactctctgacatcactggagTAGTtatcactcatttcttaaaggtactctcacatgacactatttcTATAGGTTCCTCATTCGGACTGGATAAGGGAATCTGTAACCTGCATCTGCAAAGCTGTCTGCAGTTCAGTCAGGATTCATGCAGCTTCCACTCTTCATCAATCAAGCACGTTTTAAATGGGAATTAAATGgtctttttcattttttaaacttttattcaCATAATTGTCAGAAAGCACAATTCAATCAACAACTTTTCTGTAAAATTCTATAAAATGATGTTGAAATGTGTGTCTGACTGTTTTTTCATTATTACTGGCATTTTATTAACATATTTGTATTGTTGACCAATTTTAAAAAAGTTGACTCTTCCTTGTATTAAGGTTGCCGTCCGCCCCCTGCACTGAACCCTTAGTTCCTCCTTGTAATTAGAACGTTTCTGTTTCCTACGATGATGACAGATAAAAAGTATTTGTTTTGTGTCTGTTATTTCCTTGTTTCAATTATAATTTCCCCTTTATCTGTCTCTGAAGGGGGCATGATTACTTTCACTTATCTCTTCCTATGTACACGCCTACAGAAATATCTACTTCGTAAACTCCACGAGTCCAGACTCAAATTCTCCATTTACATTTAATTCAGGCTGTTGTTTCTCAAGTCGATGATCCCGACCACTGTGATcccactccttttttaaaattgttttctttttattactttatcagagttacaatgccagatctcagagtgtggacaggggcaaacccctaatccagctccttggctgctccaaaaaccaattcaaattgaatccaattcatggtccccacgagAGAGACATCCCAGATCCAGGcactagaagaatgaggggggatcttattgtaaCTTACGTGATACTgtaaggtctggatagagtggatgtggagaggatgtttccacttgtaggaaaaactagaagcagaggacaccatcacaggctaaagggacgatcctttaaaacagatgaggaggaatttctgcagccagaggaTAGCGAATCTGTAGAACTCATTGCTGTGGAGGctgattcactgagtgtctttaagacagagatacataggttcttgattaataaggggatcagggaatatggggagaaggcaggagaatggggatgagaaaaatatcatccatgattgaatggcggagcagattcgatgggccgagtggctcctatgtcttatgggcttattacacctgacctcacgctgaccttagccaaaaggccgagaggcGATGTGATTCCACTCTTAACACCACTTGAAAGATCCAGAGTGAGGAATCATTACCTGAAAAGAGGATTGAGCTCAGGAGTGATTTTAAAACAGTTTATTGGGAAGCAACAAACTTGAGTTAAATGGACAGAAATAGTGAACACTTATTTAGGTGAGGATGGTTTCTGGCTCCTGGAGAACAAACAGAAGGATGGTGCCGAGTGAGTGTTGGTGTCCATGGCTGGTGGCTGCCGTCTCCTCTGAACGGTTCACTGGTGTCGGTGTCCATGGCTGGTGGCTGCCGCCTCCTCTGAACGGTTCACTGGTGTCGGTGTCCATGGCTGGTGGCTGCAGTGTCCACTGAACGGTTCACTGGTGTCGGTGTCCATGGCTGGTGGCTGCAGTGTCCTCTGAACGGTTCACTGGTGTCGGTGTCCATGGCTGGTGGCTGCCGCCTCCTCTGAACGGTTCACTGGTGTCGGTGTCCATGGCTGGTGGCTGCAGTGTCCTCTGAACGGTTCACTGGTGTTGGTGTCCATGGCTGGTGGCTGCAGTGTCCTCTGAACGGTTCACTGGTGTGAGTCAGATTTTGGTGTTTGGGTGAAGCCAATCACTTTGAAATCTTGTTCTTGAGAGCCATTGTTAATTGTTGCACACAGTTGGGTTACGATTGGCTCATAATATCCAATTGTATCAGGGTTAAAAATGTCTTCTTTCTGGGGCTATGCTCAAGACATTGTCCTTGGCTGAGATAACAGGTCTGTCCCGTGTTTGTCAGTCAGCAAGTTGACATAGAAGCTTTCTTCAGAATGCAGAGGGAGAGCTATTTCTAGAATATTCCATAGATTTCTGATGATTTTACATAGTCAATTTCTTACAATCTATTACTTGGATTGAACTTGTCTCCATTCCCGGTCTGAGGGGATTTCTGGACAAGATGGGAGATGGGAAGGATAACATTCTGGACTCTCAATTCTCCACCAATTCCCATTCCCTTTCTGGGCGATAACAGAGGCTTCACTGTGTGTAATGTACAAATCAGTGAGAATTGGCAGCAAGGGCTGATCAGCACTTTCTAATTGGAAATGTTAATCAGTGGAACAAATCAGACACTGAATTGCAGATTTTGTACCAAAGGTCATTTTGTGATTGAAGGAAAAGTCCAGAACATTGTTGTGAACTAATTTCCAATGAGAGTTTCTGAATTATGGGGAAAGATCACAGATAGCGTTTCCAGAATTCTGCAGCCCCGAGAACACAATCAGCTATAGATCCAGAATAATTAATTCCAGCTCAGTTAAACAGTGGATTAACATTAGcagaaacaaaccccatctgtcaGAACAAATGTTATTCGGGCCTGGTTGTCAGTAACAGcggcaataacagcagaatccaatccctgagTCACTTGTGAcgtcgctggtgtttcagcaattgggatgaatcaatgaaccccttcccacactcggggcaggtgaacggcctctccccagtgtgaacccgttcatgtctcagcagttgggatgaatcagtgaatcccttcccacactcggagcaggtgaatggcctttccccagtgtgaacttgttcATGTCTCAGCAACTGGCAtgaatcagtgaatcccttcccacactcggagcaggtgaacggcctctccccactgtgaacccgctggtgtaatGCTAGgttagatgactgagtgaatcccctcccacacaaagagcaggtgaatggtcgctCCCctctgtgaattcgctggtgtacgATGAAGCTGCTAGAATGcctgaagctctttccacagtcagtgcagctgaatggtttctccccagtgtgaactcgctggtgtttctgcagggtggatgaaagcCTAAAGCTcattccacagtcagtgcagctgaatggtttctccccagtgtgaattcgctggtgtgacacTAGGTTGGATGagttaatgaatcccttcccacacacagagcaggtgaatggcctctcccctgtgtgaacccgCTTGTGTAATGCTAAGTGTGTTGACcgagcaaatcccttcccacacacagagcaggtgaatggcctctccccagtatgaacccgCTGGTGTATTGCTAAGtttgatgaccgagtgaatcccttctcacacacggagcaggtgaacggtctgtCCCCACTGTGAGTGCGTCGATGAGTTACCAGCTGGGAGGGGAAAGTGAATACCtccccacatttccacagtttctccatggtgccagtgtccttgtgtctctccacacAGAACAAGTGTACAGTTTCTTCCCAGAGCAATTAAGTTATATTTTTTCAAGCTGTGTAAGTGCTACAGTCAGTTTGCAGGGACACACATTCGGGTGTTAGTGTTTCTCGGTGttcttccagtcacactgatattTTAAATCTTTTTCCAAATGAGAACCTTCTTCTTTCCACATTCAGAagctgatgatattcaggtcctgaagaATAGAGTTATTCTGTTGAATGTTGATCTGATGTTTTGTTTGAGATTTCCGATGGcaaattctcctcaccttctaatatcctgtaaaagatgttacaaaagtcatcactgtcagtccaggatagaaattctaaaCAGACAATTTTAATTTCTCAGGCatattttttcctctcttgttccaccAAAGCAGTAAATCCccgccccacacactctccctcctccttgggatgaaatccaaacccatctcaccatcgtCTCCGTTTCTTTCCTCAACTCCaagttttctccctctctctcctctgcctGAGTTCAGTTCTCCAAAACACCCTGAAAAAGGAAGTTCTGTCAGTCCCAGATAGACATTCAGAAGAGACCAAAATTCTTCTTGGTTTCAGTTTGCTGCGTGCACATCTTTTCCCCTTCTCACCCTGTATAGGAGTTTCCAGAATCCATGTTAGTCAATGGCAGTGGTggcgttgtcactggactaattaaCCAGAGACCCAGTTCCAGAACAATGCTCtgtggggttcccaggttcaaatcctgccacttcagatggtgaaatttgaattcaataaaaatctggaattaaaagactaatggtgaccatgaaaccactgataattgttctaaaaaaaaatctggtacACGAATGccatttaaggaaggaaatcttccatctttgtctggcctatatgtgactccagacccacagcaatatggttgacatagaacatagaacagtacagcacagaacaggcccttcggccctctatgttgtgccgagcaatgatcaccctactcaaacccacgtatccaccctatacccataacccaacaaccccccccttaaccttactttttaggacactacgggcaatttagcatggccagtccacctaacccgcacatctttggactgtgggaggaaaccggagcacccggaggaaacccacgcacacacggggaggacgtgccgactccgcacagacagtgacccagccgggaatcgaacctgggaccctggagctgtgaagcattcatgctaaccaccatgctacccctttAAATGCCCccccaaaggcaattagggacgggcaataaatgctggcacagactGCGACGTCCACATGCCATCAACAAATTTAAAATATGTCCAGGAATCAATTCACAAATTTCTCTCTTTCTGATTTCTGAGCCTGAATGGTGGCGCATGCGCCCTCATGTACACCGTTCAATAGAAAGATGGCGAATGCGCATGCGCCTTTCTGATGGCCCCCAGACAATGGCAGCCGTTACCTGGGATACTCAGCAGGAAAGGTCGCTCAGCCGCAAGCACGGGTCTACTAACTGTTTATTCTGGCTTTCAATCTTCCACGAAGCGGTTATGAATTCTCTCAGGTTATTCTGCAGACTTCATTCCTCCCACTTACTCAGCGGCGGCATTATCCAAAGCGCTGGCGATCAtctcccatccactctgtccagttcCAGCAtcagcactgcgcatgctcgtCACAGCTGCGCGCTGCATGGAAGTCCCCACGAAGAGGTGCAGGGGGCGGGGCAACTATGGGGCGCTGtctgcggggggcggggccgctgTCTGCGGGGGGCGGGGCTCCTGGCTCCGAGTGGCGACGCCACTGTCTCAGAGGGGCGGGGCTCCTATCTCCGAGTACCGGGCCTGCGCTCTGCAAGCCGCAGACGTCACCGCGGAACAGGgtgattcctattggctgattcagGAAGGTTACATTATGACGCCACAATATGGAAATTGTATCGGAGGAAATCcattcttacatagaacatagaacgatacagcgcagtacaggcccttcggccctcgatgttgcaccgacatggaaaaaaaaaactaaaggccatctaacctacactatgcccttatcatccatatgcttatccaataaatttttaaatgccctcaatgttggcgagttcactactgttgcaggtagggcattccacggcctcaccactctttgcgtaaaaaacccacctctgacctctgtcctatatctattacccctcaatttaaggctatgtcccctcgtgctagccacctccatccgcgggagaaggctctcgctgtccaccctatctaaccctctgatcattttgtatgcctctattaagtcacctcttaaccttcttctctctaacgaaaacaacctcaagtccatcagcctttcctcataagattttccctccataccaggcaacatcctggtaaatctcctctgcacccgttccaaagcttccacgtccttcctataatgaggcgaccagaactgtacgcaatactccaaatgcggccgtaccagagtttggtacagctgcatcatgacctcatggctccggaactcaatccctctaccaataaaggccaacacaccataggccttcttcacaaccctatcaacctgggtggcaactttcagggatctatgtacatggacaccgagatccctctgctcatccacactaccaagaattttaccattagccaaatattccgcattcctgttattctttccaaagtgaatcacctcacacttctccacattaaactccatttgccacctctcagcccagctctgcagcttatctatgtccctctgtaacctgcaacatccttccgcactgtctacaactccaccgactttagtgtcgtctgcaaatttactcacccatccttctgcgccctcctctaggtcatttataaaaatgacaaacagcaacggccccagaacagatccttgtggtacgccactcgtaactgaactccattctgaacatttcccatcaactaccactctctgtcttctttcaactagccaatttctgatccacatctctaaatcaccctcaatccccagcctccgtattttctgcaatagccgaccgtggggaaccttatcaaacgctttactgaaatccatatacaccacatcaactgctctaccctcgtctacctgttcagtcaccttctcaaagaactcgataaggtttgtgaggcatgacctacccttcacaaaaccatgctgactatccctaatcatattattcctatctagatgattataaatcgtatcttttataatcctctccaagactttacccaccacagacgttaggctcaccggcctatagttaccggggttatctctactccccttcttgaacaaagggaccacatttgctatcctccagtcctctggcactattcctgtagccaatgatgacctaaaaatcaaagccaaaggctcagcaatctcttccctggcttcccagagaatcctaggataaatcccatccggccccggggacttatctattttcaccttgtccagaattgccaacacttcttccctacgcacctcaatgccatctattctaatagcctgggtctcagcattctcctccacaatattatctttttcttgagtgaatactgacgaagtCACAACAGCAGCTTAAAGTaccacaggtttatttcaaatcagaagcttttgaaggagcagcgctccgaaagcttgagagttaaaataaacctgttggactgttgtGAGACTTTTGActttgcccaccccagtccagcagaGGGATCTCCATATAATTTCTTTTCTCGTTCTGGGATAAATTTGTGACTTACAGGAacggaagggaaaggaagtgaatccagggagggtgcagactctggaaaggttggacaagggctctccctctctcttaaagacaatgccattcaagattctcttcaggttaacgtgcaggttcaacgggcagttaggaaggcaaatgcaatgttagcattcatgtcgagagggccagaatacaagagcaaggatgtacttctgaggctgtacaaggctctggtcagacaacATTTGGAATTTTGGACCCCGTATCGAAGGaacaatgtgctggccttgggaaagggtccataggaggttcacaagaatgatccctggaatgaagaacttgaggacactgggtctgtactggttgggagttcagaaggttcaggggggatcttattgaaacttacaggatattgtgaggcctggatagagtggatgtggagaggatgtttccacttgttggaaaactggaaccagaggacacaatctcagactaaagggacaa harbors:
- the LOC119960921 gene encoding zinc finger protein 774-like, giving the protein MEKLWKCGEVFTFPSQLVTHRRTHSGDRPFTCSVCEKGFTRSSNLAIHQRVHTGERPFTCSVCGKGFARSTHLALHKRVHTGERPFTCSVCGKGFINSSNLVSHQRIHTGEKPFSCTDCGMSFRLSSTLQKHQRVHTGEKPFSCTDCGKSFRHSSSFIVHQRIHRGERPFTCSLCGRGFTQSSNLALHQRVHSGERPFTCSECGKGFTDSCQLLRHEQVHTGERPFTCSECGKGFTDSSQLLRHERVHTGERPFTCPECGKGFIDSSQLLKHQRRHK